ATCTCACGATCCGTTAAATCCAGACGACTCGTCCGTAAATAATACGTGCCGGAAAATCGATCATCCATCTTTTGCTCATCTTTTATCTTCCAGCTGATCTCTGTCACGATACCATTGTGATGCTTAACCGTAATATCATAAAAATAGGCCACTTTTGCATGGCGTTCCTTTATACGGCCAATGCGTTCTAAAACCTTGGGATATTTCTTCGTGCCTCGTTTCTTGTGCAAACTCTCCGCCGCATATTTCAACTCCGCCTCAAAGCGCTGCTGATGAAATTGTCGAATGGCTTCCTCTTTCTTTTGCCTTGAGGCGCTGCGACAGTATAAATAAAGCTCTTTATCCTTACGGTAAAGATAGGCTTCCACTTTATGGCGTTGATCGTGATTAATCTCTTTAAAAGCATTTTCTTCGATCTCGATTTCCGGTTTACTGCGTGAGACAACCAGATAGTCGTGTCCACGCTTTGTGATCAGTTGCAAGTTCTCTTCTGTGGCAATCCCGGCATCTAAAATAATCAATTTCCTGACTTTGCCGCCTATCGTATCCAGAATTTTAGACAAAGTCTCTGGTTCGGAAACATTGCTAGAGAAAAGACGACTCTCCTTGGGGAATCCATCCTCATCCAATACCAGGCCTAAAGTAACCAGGGGCATATCGTGACGCTTATCTTTACTACGTCCGCGAGCCTTGAGTTCACTGGTACGACTACTCTCAAAATACGTATTGGTTAAATCGTACAGGATGATCTTTTCCTGCAAGGAAAATAACAGACGCTCTTGCTCTACTAAACCATTCTCGATTTTGTCCTTATGTTCTAAACGATCAACAGTTCGGCCAGTTTAATATCCTTCTCCTTAAAGCCCAGCTTTTTTAAAAGTTCATTGAACTTAAGCTTTCTTAACATCATCAAACTGATGTATTCGCCTCCTATACTGCTAGCATCTCTGAATTTGACAGAGCCCGTAAAAATGGTCTCGGTTTCCTGTGGGCTTTCTTTTTTTTCTACCTTTTCTTGTTTTAGTTTGTTTTGAATTAAAAGCGAGGCATAGCGCTGGGCTAATTGTTCAATTTGCTCGTCCACTTCGATCAGTGAAGCTTGTCCGCTTATGATCTCTTCGATGCGATTGGCAAGTGTTTTCCATTGGTCTTTAGGAATGGTAAGCTTGCCCAGGTTGAGCAATTTTCTTTGTCTTGGGCCTTTTTCAGTACGATAGGATTCGACCAATTGATGGTAAACGAAGGTTTTATCGTACCCTTTATTCTTTTTTGTGACTTCTTTAATAAACATGTTCAAATATAATCATATCAGCCTATTAAGTCAAGGGAAAAACCAATATAGTATGGGGCACTACAACGACATCTCGAAAACTCGATCCAAAAAAACCAATAACTTACAAAAACCGAAGGTGGAAATTTGGTGATTTGGGCTTAAATTTTGTTCAAGATGGGTTAGAGGAAATGAAAAGCCTTTTTTGTTAAGATTAAATAACGGCACGTAGGAGCGGCAAAAAGTCCATTGAGTTGAAATAGCTTCTTTATTTAAGGTGTGGCCTTTTTGCCTTGTTCTGAAGACGTTGTAAAAAAATAGCGTTGCTGCTTGCCTGGCGCAGGTTTGTTTGGTATTTTGTCATCAAGCAGGGTAACGCATTTTGTTCAGGCGTTTAACCGGTCGCTCAACCAGACGCCAAAACGCTGGCAGCAATTTGAAAGGTTGGTGTAGTTGTGCACTGCCCTTCTGGTCTGAAAATACGGTGAAATAAGTTTGGCGCTGGTTAGCTAATCGTTATACCACGATAGAGTATTGGAAACTGTATGAGTATCTTTTTTGCTTTCAGTGATGAAAATGGGCAATATCAGCAACAAAGAAGTAGAAGATTTCTTAGAACACACCCTTATTATATTAGGGCAACATTTTTAATTAATGGTTCCGAATGGAAATTATTGTCTAATGAATTTTTTAATCTAAAAATTCGTTTCAATCTACCTGTAGATAAAGAAATAAAATGGTCATACTTGTGGTCTATACGTCATTATCAAATTAATAATAAACCTATTACAAGTGATTGTGATTTCTATTTTTTAAAAGATATAGATTATCATGTTTTAATAAATTTCGTAGAAAGTTCTTTGGCAATTTTAAATAGATTAAGTTTTGTAAAAATTATCTATACAGTTACTTTTAATAATCATTGTCCATCAATTAATGAAACGAATTTTTATAAGATGCATCTACAAGACCATATGCAGAGAATAGAAATGGAATTACAAAATGAAGAAGAAAATCTAAGCATATTGTTTTTTGACCCAATATCCAGAGAAAAAAATGAATTATTAAGAAATGCATATAATCTTTTGTATTTAGAAGGTGACTTTATTGAAAGATATAGTCATATTAAAGACAGTATAAATTTTGAGAATTCACATCATAGTGTAGGAATCCAAATAGCAGATTACATTGCAGGTATTTTTTCTGGATTTTTAAAAAACTATTCAAGAAGCAAAGAAATATTTGACGAAAAAATAAAACCCTATATTAGAAAAAATTCTAACAATGATCCTTTTGGATTTGGGATAAGAGAAGTTCCAAGTAATCAAATTATACGAGAAAGAATTAGAAGTTTATATTTTGATTAATTAAAAAATTTTGGTATAACAACGGCTTCAACACGGACGCTGCCACGCGTGGCATTACAGCGTCCGATGGAAGTTCAGTGGGGCGTGGCAGCGCCGGTTAAGCAAATCGTTAGGGAAAAACCACTTTTAACTTATTATGAGAAGACTTTGTCCTGAATATGGTCGTAAATTAATTTTGTCTTTTGTGTTTTTTATTATATTAACTTTATCACTAATATTTATAATAATATATGATTCAAAATATGATTTCCAATTAATTATTAGCCTACTGTTATTATTTCCATTAATAATAAACGTTTTATTTTTTAAATTAATAAGATGTATTGAAATTAATGAAAAATCACAAACAGTAATATTTAAATACTATGTTAGGCCAAATAAAGTTGTACATTTCAATGAAATATTGGGCTTAACATCTAAAAATATTAAAACTAAAAAGGGAAATATCAATTATGAATTAATTAAAAATAAGTTTGAAGTCAGAAAACTGTTCATAGATAATTTTGGTAAAAAATTATTGACCACCTATAATGAAAATTTTGAAAATAATAATCCTGAAGAAATAATCATTTATGACGGTAAAGAAAAACTCTCTGAAAAATTATTGGCATATTTTCTTTCAATTTTGTTTTTAATATTTATTTTATATGTATTGTTTGTGCTTCCCGCTTATTTCTTAATATTTATATTGATAAAGCCATTTTATTTAAAATATTTGATAGTAATAATTTATGAAATTATTGCAGTTTACTTTTTAATTATTAAAACGAATTTAATTAAAATTATTGTTAATAAATTTAAATATAGACATTATTCTGAGAAAATTATTCCGCAAGGGATTTTAACAAATACTAATGGGGAAAATATACTATTTACTTGGGATAAGATTGACAGGATAGATAGAATTCGTTTAAGTGATAACAAATATACAGAACATGAGCATGAATTTATCATATATTTAAAGAACGGTGATGAAATTTTCTGTTTTGATGACTACAGGTGGAGTAAGTATAAAAAGATTCTCAAATGGTCGCATAATACCATTAAAGAAAGTCGTATAATACAACAGTAGTCATATTCCCTAACAAATCGCTCAACACGGAATTTGCCACGCGGGGCATGAATTTGCCCAGTGAGAGCGTTTTTGCCAAGTGAAAGTTTTTGTGCGCGTGGCAAATCCGGTTAGCTCCGTCGTTAAACGTACATATTCGCCTTTATGGTCGCAGCAACTTAGATGAAATGAGAAACCTTTTTTGTTAAGATCAAATAACGGCATGGAGGAGCGGCAAAAAGTCCATTGATTTTGAAATAGGCTCTTTATTTAAGGTGTGGCCTTTTTGCCTTGTTCCAAAAACGTTGTAAAAAATTAGCGTTGCTGCTTGCCTGACGCAGGTTTGTTTGGTATTTTGTAATCAAGCAGGATAACGCATTTTGTTCAGTCGTTTAACCGGTCGCTCAACCAGACGCCAAAACGCTGGCGGCGATTTGAAAGGTTGGTTTAGTTGTGCGCAATCCTGCTGGTTTGAAAATACAGTGAAATAATTTTGGCGCTGGTTAGCTCAATCGTTAAACGTACATATTCGCCTTTATGGTCGCAGCAACTTAGAGGAAATGAGAAACCTTTTTTGTTAAGATTAAATAACGGCACGTAGGAGCGGCAAAAAGTCCATTGAGTTGAAATAGCTTTTTTATTTAATGTATGGCCTTTTTGCCTTGTTCTAAAGACGTTGTAAAAAATTAGCGTTGCTGCTTGCCTGACGCAGGATTGTTTGGTATTTTGTCATCAAGCAGGTTAAGGGATTTTGTTCAGGCGTTTAACCGGTCGCTCAACCAGACGCCAAAACGCGGGCGGCAATTTGAAAGGTTGGTGTAGTTGTGCGCTGCCCTGCTGGTTTGAAAACACGGTGAAATAATTTTGGCGCTGGTTAGCTCATCGTTAGCAGGCCCAAAATATAACCACTATGTGGTGAAATTGATTTTCCCGTGATAATATTGTATCTTATTTAGTACAAAATAAGAAACTAAATAAGGTGAATACTATGAGAACAATAAATTTTGAACAAGATATAAAATCTTTATCTGAATTCAGAGCGAATGCTTCAAAACTATTAAAACAAATAAATAATACCCGTCGTCCTTTAATAATAACTCAACATGGAAAAAGTAAAGCCGTATTAATGGATGTAACTGATTATCAGAATCTAATTGAAAAATTAGAAATATTAGAAGATATTTATGTTTCAGAAAAACAGATAGCAGAAGGGAAAGGGATTCCGCATAATCAAGTTAAGGAAGAATTGCTAAAAAGATTTAAATAATGAAAATTATCTGGTCACCGCGTTCAAAGGTTCAATTGATAGACATTGCGGAATATATTTCTTTAGACAAGCCAGAAGCAGCTCATAGATGGTTAGAAAATGTATTTCAAGAAGTTGAAAAGCTAAAATTATTTCCAAAGTCAGGCCGTAAAGTACCAGAAATAAATCAAGAAGATATACGAGAAATTATATTTGGTAATTATAGGATAATCTACAAAATTGAAATAGATTTAATAATTATTGCTTCAGTTCGTCATGGTAAACAATTATTAGATAAGGATGAATTAAAATAAAAACACTAAAATGCCTGCTAACAACTCGCTCAACACGGAATTTGCCACGCCCCGAAAGGAGCAGGCAGAGGCATGAATTCGGCCGGTGAAAGAGTCGTCTCCAATTGTAAAATCTTGGCGCGTGGCAAATCCGGTTAGCTCAATCGTTAAACATACATATTCGCCTTTATTGCCGCAGCAACTTAGAGGAGATGAAAAGCCTTTTTTGTTAAGATTAAATAACGGCACGTAAGAGCGGCAAAAAGTCCATTGAGTTGAAATAGGCTCTTTATTTAAGGTGTGGCCTTTTTGCCTTGTTTTAAAGATGTTGTAAAAAATTAGCGTTGCTGCTTGCCTGACGCAGGTTTGTTTGGTATTTTGTAGTAAAGTTGGTTAACGTAATTTGTTCAGGCGTTTAACCGGTCGCTTAACCAGACGCCAAAACGCTGGCGGCGATTTGAAAGGTTGGTGTAGTTGTGCGCTGCCTTGCTGGTCTGGAAATCAAGTGAAATAATTTTGGCGCTGGTTAGCTCATCGTTAAACGTACATATTCGCCTTTATGGTCGCAGCAACTTAGAGGAAATGAGAAACCTTTTTTGTTAAGATCAAATAACGGCACGTAAGAGCGGTAAAAAGTCCATTGAATTTGAAATAGCTTCTTTATTTCAGGTGTGGCCTTTTTGCCTTGTTCCAAAAACGTTGTAAAAAATTAGCGTTGCTGCTTGCCTGGCGCAGGTTGTTTGGTATTTTGTCATCAAGCAGGGTAACGCATTTTGTTCAGGCGTTTAACCAGTCGCTCAACCAGACGCCAAAACGCGGGCGGCGGTTTGGAAAGTTTGTGGAGTTGTGCGCTTCCCTGCTGGTCTGAAAATATGGTAAAATAATTTTGGCGCTGGTTAGCTCAACGTTAAACGTACATATTCGCCTTTATGGTCGCAGCAACTTAGAGGAAATGAGAAACCTTTTTTGTTAAGATCAAATAACGGCACGTAAGAGCGGCAAAAAGTCCATTGAGTTGAAATAGCTTCTTTATTTAAGGTGTGGCCTTTTTGCCTTGTTCTGAAGACGTTGTAAAAAATTATCGTTGCTGCTTGCCTGACGCAGGTTTGTTTGGTATTTTGTCATCAAGCAGGGTAACGCATTTTGTTCAGGCGTTTAACCAGTCGCTCAACCAGACGCCAAAACGCGGGCGGCGGTTTGGAAAGTTTGTGGAGTTGTGCGCTTCCCTGCTGGTCTGAAAATATGGTGAAATAATTTTGGCGCTGGTTAGCTCAACGTTATGTGTAAATAAAAATAGATTATCATTATGGGAGTAAAAATTTATATTCAGCCACCAAGAGATGATATTTACAGTAATATTGAGCTCATCAAACTTCTTAAACGAGAGCTAGAATTAATTTATAATTTGTTTTTAAAAAGATTAAATGAATTGAAAAAAGAAGATGTTTTTGAAAATGAAGATATTCCGAAACCAAATTTTTATTTTAGAAGTTTTGAACATGATTTTTCCGATGTTACTTTAAGTGTTCTATTTAAATCATACTTGTTTATTATAAGACAGACAATTGAAAAGATTTTTAGAGTAATCTATCAATCAAGAAAAATATTAGGATATGACAAAGTGCAAAATCCTATTCCTGATTTATCTAAATCAGGACACTTTGGAAGAAATTTTGAAAAATTATTAAAAGACCAATATAATTATGATTACGATATTTTAAATTTATTAAAAAAATGGTCTGATTTAATAATTGTAACAAGGATTATAAGAAATGCATTAAAAACTCAAGCTTTATTTAAAGTTTGGATAATAAATATTGAAAATAAAAGGGAAGTAAAAATAATTTGTCCTTTACTCCCACGTGAAAGAAAGGATCCAACATTAAAGTTGATTAAACAACCAATGTCAGCTTCAATAGAAGAAATTAAAAATTTTATATTAGAACCTTCAATTATGGGAACTGGTATTGAGATGATAAAAGAATTTTATAATTTATTTGTAAAAAAAATCCCTAAAAAACAAAATGGTAGTGATGATAATTAAACACATAACCACGGCTTCAACACGGACGCTGCCACGCGCGGCGTGACATCGTCCATTGTAAGTTTATCGGTGCGTGGCAGCGCCGGTTAAGCCAAATCGTTATATGTAAAGGTATTTAAGAGCGAATATAAGAATGATCAATCAATTTAAAAGTGACTTGAAAAAAGTTTTTCCCGACCAATTAGTAGAATCATTGCTAAATTCATATGTAGAAATTAAAACAAATTTCATATTGAATAAGTGGGAGCCTTCTGAATTAAATGGTGGCAAATTTGTTGAAGCTGCATTAAGAATTCTGCAATATGTATGTTATAGTGGGAGATTTACTCCCATTGGCACAACAATTAGAAATATGTTTAATGAAATAAAAAACTTAGAACAATCACCAACAACCATTCACGACTCTTATAGAATACATATTCCAAGGTGCCTTGGAGCCATTTACAATATCAGAAATAGACGTGGCGTAGGTCATATAAGTGGTGACATAAATCCGAACAAAGCGGATG
This sequence is a window from Caldithrix abyssi DSM 13497. Protein-coding genes within it:
- a CDS encoding type II toxin-antitoxin system Phd/YefM family antitoxin, which translates into the protein MRTINFEQDIKSLSEFRANASKLLKQINNTRRPLIITQHGKSKAVLMDVTDYQNLIEKLEILEDIYVSEKQIAEGKGIPHNQVKEELLKRFK
- a CDS encoding type II toxin-antitoxin system RelE/ParE family toxin, with the protein product MKIIWSPRSKVQLIDIAEYISLDKPEAAHRWLENVFQEVEKLKLFPKSGRKVPEINQEDIREIIFGNYRIIYKIEIDLIIIASVRHGKQLLDKDELK
- a CDS encoding DUF3800 domain-containing protein; this encodes MSIFFAFSDENGQYQQQRSRRFLRTHPYYIRATFLINGSEWKLLSNEFFNLKIRFNLPVDKEIKWSYLWSIRHYQINNKPITSDCDFYFLKDIDYHVLINFVESSLAILNRLSFVKIIYTVTFNNHCPSINETNFYKMHLQDHMQRIEMELQNEEENLSILFFDPISREKNELLRNAYNLLYLEGDFIERYSHIKDSINFENSHHSVGIQIADYIAGIFSGFLKNYSRSKEIFDEKIKPYIRKNSNNDPFGFGIREVPSNQIIRERIRSLYFD